Genomic window (Methanosphaera sp. WGK6):
GCAGCAAGAGATGTTATAACTGAATATGGTTATGGTGAATATTTTATACATAGTACAGGTCATGGTTTTGGTTTGGATATTCATGAAAATCCCAATTTATCTTTTAATGCTGAGGGGGTTTTAGAAGAAAACATGATTGTTACAGCAGAACCAGGTATTTATATTCCAGGGGAATTTGGTGTACGTATTGAAGATGATGTTCTTGTTAAAAAGAATAATGAGGTATTAACTAAAAATTTGGATAAAAAATTAGAATTTAATTTATAATTTCTCGTTTTCTTTTTTTTTAAAATTTGAGTGTTCTCCAAAAATAAGTTTATTTATGTAAAATTCTCTTTATTTTACAATTGAAATAATACTTATATTTATCAAAAGTTAATTTTTGAATTTTGGTAGATATCTATTTTATATATTAGTTTAAGTAATACATTTAATTATAAAAAGTATTACTATGGAAAATAAAATAATGGATATGATAAGTAATTTTGTAAAAATAAGTATATCTGAAGATAAATTAAACATAATACAAAATAATCTGATAACTATTGGATTTTATGTTGAAATTGAATCTTTGATTTCATGGGTGATTTTGTTTAGTTTTGTTATTTTTTTATTAAGTTTAATTGTTATATTTATTTTTGGATATTCAGTTCTGATTTTAATTTTATCATTACTACCTTCAATTTTAAGTTTAATTTATTTTTTATATAAATTTGAACAACGAAATGATAAATTGGATGAGGAGTTACCTGATTTTTTACGTCAACTATCTTCCTTATTAAAAGTAGGATTAGGTCTTGAATCAGCATTAAATGAATTATCTGAACATAATACTAATACTCCTTTAAATAATGAAATTAGGCGAATAATGTTAGAAATACAATTTGGGAAATCATTTGATAAAGCATTGTTGGATTGTGGTGATAGGAATAATGTGGATAATTTAAAACATGTTATTCAAATAATAATTTATAGTAAAAAATCTGGAGGAAATTTAGCTGATATATTAGAAGATATAGCTGATGATTTAAGTGAAATAATTTTGTTAAAAAAAGAACGAAGAGCAAATGTTATGATGTCTGTCATGTTTCTAATAATATCTTCAGTTGTTGCTACACCATTTGCTTTAGGTATGATTAGATTATATTCTGATTTCATAGGATATTTGGGAAGAACTAATTCATTAATATCAGTAATACCTATTGCTAGTTGTGGTTATATAGTCATACATTCTATTTTAGTAAGTGTTTTACTGGGAATTATATTGTATTCTAATATTAAGAGAGGAATAAGATATATTTTTGTTATAATGCCTGCTTCATTAATTGTATATTATTTATCACAGTTAATTTTTAAAAGTGTTCTTGGATTAAGTGGTTTATCATGAATATATTTAATGATAATTCTGGTCAAATTTCTGCTGAATTAATTTTATTGCTTGCAGGTGTATTTATTATCGTATTATTATTTGTGAATATATATCAACAATACCTAGTTTCATTGGATGTTGAAATTAAAAATAATGAATTAAATAACTTACTAGATAAAATTGATGATATAAATAATCATATAAAATAAATAAAAAAAGGTGGGATAATTAGTTAGTCTTGGATGTATTGATCTACAAGATTTCTTGTTTCATTTAAAGCAGTTACATCTATATGTTGAGGTAGACTTCCTAGTTCTCCTTCAACATCTTTTAATATGCCTTCTCCAGCACCTAAGAACATACCTTCACTACTGGTTCCCATAAATGCACTTGGTGGTAGTAATGCCACGGCTATTCGATCATTATCTTTAACACTCAAATCATTTGTCACAACAGTAATTGCTCTTTTACCTAGATTTACATTACAAATCATAAGTGTATCTGTTTGAGGGTGTTTACTTACACTAACTAATTCTCCTACTTGTATATCTACACCAATTACTGGATCATCTATTTCTCCAAGCATTAATCTATTAGGTAATCCACGTATAGTGTTAAAAAAGAATTTCATTTTAGATAAAGGTAGTTCTAGTTTTTCACGTTCGTCTCTATTTAGTTCAGATAAAAATTTCTTAGAATAATCTTCACCACCTAGATTTTCTATTATTTCATCCACTGCTTTCAATAAATTATCCATTTGGGGAGTTTTTGTAATTTCTTCAGGTGAAATATATGAATAGTATAATGTTTGAATGTCTGGATTCATATTTTTAGCTAGAAGTCGAACTTGTTTTTTATTCCATGATCCTCTTAAGTTAGATCCTTCAACTACTCTAATAAATTGTTCTATTGCTTTTTCAGCTACTTTTAATCTATAATCTTTACTTGTATCCCACATTTTATCTCTCAATTAAATTATTTATTGTTAATCTTATGTATATAATTTATTTTTTTTAATTTATATTGTTTTTAATTTTTTTAAATAGTTATATGTTTAATTAAATGTTAATCATAATTATTTATTGTGGTTGGAAGTTATTTTTATATAATATGTTAAACATATATTTAATAGATTAGAAATTATTATTTGATAAATTTCAAAAAAGGGATATTAAACCAATATAATTAATATTAAATCGTATCTCAAATTCAACATTGAAATAAATACATTTGGTGAAAATATGGTAAACTTATCTACATTTTATAACTTAAATATTTACAACACAGAAGGAAAATACATAGGTAAAGTAAGCGAAGTAGTATTAAATATTAAAAAAGGAAGAATTTCTTTTTTCAAAACAAAAGCATTAACAGAAGACAATAGGAATGTTGGTTTAAGAGATGTTTTAAGAAATTCAATGAGACTTGTACCTGAAGAAGAAGAAATGAATCAAGTTAGAACTGAAGGAATAATTGATATACCTTATGAAATGGTTGTAGCTGTGGGTGATATTATTATTATCGATCATAATAAATTAGCACAGTATCAATCAGCACAACAACAAGCAAGTAAAGTTAACTCACAAAAAATATCACAACCTAAAAAAACTATGCCTAAAGCTAATTAAGAGGTATTTTAATGAAAATAGGGATAATGGGCTGTGGATCAATTGCAAATACATTGATAAATTTTCAATTAAATGGAAAATTAAATGTTAAATTAGCATATTTTTATGATTTAAATAAAGATAATGCAATAAAATT
Coding sequences:
- a CDS encoding type II secretion system F family protein, which translates into the protein MENKIMDMISNFVKISISEDKLNIIQNNLITIGFYVEIESLISWVILFSFVIFLLSLIVIFIFGYSVLILILSLLPSILSLIYFLYKFEQRNDKLDEELPDFLRQLSSLLKVGLGLESALNELSEHNTNTPLNNEIRRIMLEIQFGKSFDKALLDCGDRNNVDNLKHVIQIIIYSKKSGGNLADILEDIADDLSEIILLKKERRANVMMSVMFLIISSVVATPFALGMIRLYSDFIGYLGRTNSLISVIPIASCGYIVIHSILVSVLLGIILYSNIKRGIRYIFVIMPASLIVYYLSQLIFKSVLGLSGLS
- a CDS encoding class III signal peptide-containing protein, coding for MNIFNDNSGQISAELILLLAGVFIIVLLFVNIYQQYLVSLDVEIKNNELNNLLDKIDDINNHIK
- a CDS encoding tRNA-binding protein; amino-acid sequence: MWDTSKDYRLKVAEKAIEQFIRVVEGSNLRGSWNKKQVRLLAKNMNPDIQTLYYSYISPEEITKTPQMDNLLKAVDEIIENLGGEDYSKKFLSELNRDEREKLELPLSKMKFFFNTIRGLPNRLMLGEIDDPVIGVDIQVGELVSVSKHPQTDTLMICNVNLGKRAITVVTNDLSVKDNDRIAVALLPPSAFMGTSSEGMFLGAGEGILKDVEGELGSLPQHIDVTALNETRNLVDQYIQD
- a CDS encoding PRC-barrel domain-containing protein; its protein translation is MVNLSTFYNLNIYNTEGKYIGKVSEVVLNIKKGRISFFKTKALTEDNRNVGLRDVLRNSMRLVPEEEEMNQVRTEGIIDIPYEMVVAVGDIIIIDHNKLAQYQSAQQQASKVNSQKISQPKKTMPKAN